The following DNA comes from Nocardioides panzhihuensis.
GCGACCGAGGGGACCGGGTCGAGCCCCATCGCGTGCATCTTGTCGTGCACGCTGATCGGGCCGTGGTCCAGGCCCGAGGACTCCAGTGCCGCACGCACCTCAAGGGCTTGCTGCTTGACCACCTCGGTGATCCGAGAAGGGCTCGCCTGGGGCCGCCGGCTGCGGGGCTCAAGCGCTGGGGCCGCGCCCTCGGCGCGAACCCTGGCACGGATCGAGTAGAAGGTCTTGCGAGAAATCTCGTGCTCGGCACAGAAGGTCGTCACCGCTCCCCGCGGCGCATCACGTGGCCACTCCACGATCGCGAGACGGACACGAGGATCAACAGGCTCATTGGCAGGCACCACCCAAACCCAGCCAGAAGTGTCACCACCAAGGTGATTCGAAGTGTCACCGATGTCCTGATGCAGAACTGTCACCGATGTCCCGCGACATGACAGGGCCAAGGCCGTTCGCTCACCGCGAAAACAAGGCTTGACCTGCGAATATAAGTAGAATTGAGCGGTCGAAACGAGTAGAATCAGACCCATCACGACACGCCTCTACACGCCGGAGAGGAGGGCGGCCGCGATGAGTCTCGAACCCGAGATCAACCACTGGGGCACGAACCCCGTTGATGCGATCGATGCAGGGCTCGCTGCCCTTGAGTCCTCCCTCGACAACCTGCTCGCGAGGGACCCGGCCTACTGGCGCACCGCGGAAAAGAAGAACCGGCTGAAGCACCTGGAGATCATCCAGGCCAAACAGGCCGCACTGAAGCTCCGGATCCTCGCTACTGCCGGTGACATCGCCGAAGAAACCGGCGCCAAAGATGCCTCGGGGTGGATGCTGACCGAGCTCTTGGTCGACAAGAAGATCGGCCGCGCCGAGGTGAAGTTCGCTGCCGCGGTGAGCAGATACGACCTCGTCGCCGCCGGCCTCGCTGAGGGTGTCGTGTCCCAGGAGAAGGCCCGGGTGATCACCAAGGCCCTCGAGGCGGTCGAAGCAGACCCGACCGCCAGTCGCGAAGACCTGGCCTACGCGGAGAAACTGTTGGTCGACTACGCCACCCGGCTGACCGCCGACGACCTCAAGAACATCGGGAAACGGATCCTGGTCGAGGTCGACCCCGAACGGTTCGAGGCCGCCGAGGCCAAAGCGTTGCAGCGGGAGGAAGAACACGCCCAACGGCGCACGTTCTTCACCTCCCGCGCCAACGGCGACGGGACCGTAGACATCCACGCCCGGGTCTCCTACGCGGTCGGCATGAGGCTGCGCACCCTCCTGGACTCCCTGGCCCAGCCCCGGAAGTTGTCGGCTGAGGACCGCGGCCGCAAAGCACCGTATGACCGGCTGCTGGGCCAGGCCTTCGCTCGGATCGTTGAGACCTACGACGTCGACCAGCTCCCCCGACATGGTGGCCACGCGACCACGGTGTTCATCACCATGGACGTCGAGGACCTCCGCAACGACCTCGGCACCGCCGCGTTGGGGTTCGACGGTGACAAGATCACCGCCGCCGAGGCCCGCCGGATGGCCTGCAACGCCGACCTCATCCCCGTCGTGCTCGGCACAGGTTCCGACATCCTCGACTTCGGTCGCACCACCCGCCTCGCGCCCCCGGTCCAACACCGAGCACTCCGGTTACGAGACAAGTGTTGCCAAGCCGAAGACTGTGACGCCCCCGCGGCCTGGACCGAGGCCCATCATCTGAAACCTTGGTCCCAAGGCGGGCTTACGAATCTGGCCAACATGGTCTTGTTGTGTTCCAGCGATCATCGCCGGATCCACGACCCGAACTACGACTATGAGCGACTCCCGGATGGTCGGATCCGGTTCGCCCGCCGCGTCTGATCACGTATCCCTGGCTGCCCTGTCCCCGGCGGCTGTCCCGGCCTGTTCCGGCCCGCCGAGCTCGACCTTGTGAACGATTCACGAGGTGTCATCGTCTAGTACAGCGCCCCGCAAACCTCCCCTGGCAGAACCGGCTACCCCTGGTCCCCAATCCCGTACCCAACCCGAAATCCGCTGCGCCACACCCCGCCGCCGACCCGATAGCCAGCCAAATTTCTCGCCGGATCACGGTGTCAAGGACCGCGATAGCGGCCGGCGAAGCCGGCGGCCGAAGGCCGTCATCTCGACAAGCTCGATACATCGCCTTGACTCCGGGATACGGCGAGAACACCATCCAATACGGGTCGGCGGCCCCAACCCAACGAAGACGACCAGCCCCGAGCGCCGAACCTAGTCGCCGTCCAGCCCCTGCTCGATTGCGTAGCGCGTGAGCTCGACGCGATTGTGCATCTGGAGCTTGCGCAGGATGTTCTGTACGTGGTTCTGGACCGTGCGGTGGGACAGAACCAGGCGGTCGGCGATCTGGCGGTAGCTCAGGCCCTTGGCGACTAGCTTGAGGATCTCGGTCTCGCGGTCGGTGAGCGTGGGCTTGTCTCCGCGTACCTCGGTGGCGGCGCTGTGCTGGAACTCGCCCAGGACCAGGCCGGCCAGGCCGGGGGTGAAGACCGGGTCGCCGGCGGCGACGCGGCGTACGGCTTCCAGGAGCTCGTCGCGGGAGGCCGACTTGATCAGGTAGCCGGTGGCTCCGGCCTTGACTGCTGCGAGGACGTCGTTCTGCTCGCCGGAGGCGGAGAGGATGAGGACCTTGGTCGTCGGGTGCAGAGAGATGATCTCGGTGGTGACCTGGACACCGTCGGGCTCGGGGATGTGCAGGTCGAGCACCACGACCTCGGGCCGCGTCGCGGCGAACCTGGTGATCGCTTCCCGGCCGGTGCTGGCGGTGGCGACGACTTCGAAGCCCGCGGCAGCGAGGTCGCGCTCGACCGCGTCGCGCCACATCGGATGGTCGTCGACGACCATCAACCTGACCGCGGTCACCGGTGGTCGAGCCTGTCGAGACCCATGCGAGGAACGACCATTTCCCATTCCGTCCCAGTCCTTCCTGTGATGAGTTCGGCCGTGCCCCCGAGATCGAGGATCCGGCCCCGGATCGAGCCGGCGATGCCCAGCCTGCCGTCCTTCTCGGCCGTGGCGACGCGACCATCGGGGATACCCGGGCCCTCGTCGCGCACCGAGATCTCGACATGGTCGGGGAACGCCTGCAGGAGCACCCAGGCGCGAGCGTCCTCACCGACATGGCGGCGTACGTTGTCCAGCGCTGCGCGGGTCGCCGCGACGATCTCCTCGGCGGGGTGTGCGGGCATCTCGACGGCGGTCGCGGGTCCGGAGACGGTCACGGTGCCGGTCTCCACCTGGGCCAGCGCCGCAGCCAGGTCGACCATCCCGGCGGCCGGGCCACGGCCGGGCTGCTCGCCACGGATCAACGCTCTCAGCTCACGCTCCTGCTCCCCCGCCAGCCTGCCCAGCTCGGCACCGTCGCCACCGAGGTCGCCGCCGCGGCGCTGGACGAGAGCAAGCACCTGGAGCACGCCGTCGTGGACCGCCCGGGCGAGCCGCGCTCGCTCCTCGGCCCGTGCCGCCGCACGTTCGGCCTCGTCCCGCTCGAGCGCCATCCGCTGCACCGACTCGCACATGTAGCCGACCACCGGGCCGCCGATGACCAGCAGGAACGCGTTGCCGTAGATCGACTGGTCGATCTCCTGACGCAGTCCGAGGTCGACCGCGGCCAGCGCCACACCGGCCAGCAGACCGCCGATCCAGCGATAGTGGATCGCACACGCGAGCAGCGCGCCGCTCACCCAGAAGCCCGGCACGCTCGCCTGGAACCCCGAGCCCTTCACCAGCGGCGTCACGAGCAGGAGCCCGAGCGAGATCACCAGGTCGGCGCCGACGAGCGCCGCGGTGCGCCGGGTGGGTGCCGCGTACGCCCAGACGGCGAAGGCCGTCCAGCTCACCATGACGAGCGCGCAGACCAGCGCCGCCGACGGCGGATCGAAGTTGCCTGCACGGTAGGCGGTCAGGCCGATGGCATTGACGAGAACGACCACGCGCAGCACCGCGAGAGCCCGGAAGAGCCGGTTCTCGACCTCGATCGCCGCCGGCGACGTCCACGCACTCACAGTCGGAAGTGTCGCACTACACGATGCGGCGTACGTCTTGGATATGAGTATCCGTGCGGATGCCGGCGGTGCCGCGCGAGATCCAGAATCGGGTCATGGATCGAGGCGAGCTGATGCCACAGGCAAGCTGTTGTACCCCCTACCGGATTCGAACCGGCGCTACCGCCGTGAAAGGGCGGGGTCCTGGGCCGCTAGACGAAGGGGGCCTGCCGGGACATCCTAGAGGTCTGCGTCCTGGGCCGCCAAAGCGAGGGCGTACGTGTGTGCACGGACCCCGATTCGGAACGCCGCGGGCATTTCCGGTAATGTTTCACCTCGCTTGGGCAGGTAGCTCAGTTGGTACGAGCGATCGCCTGAAAAGTGATAGGTCGGCGGTTCGACCCCGCCCCTGCCCACAAGCAACGACCGGCTTCGACCCACAGCGATGGGTCGGAGCCGGTTGTCATTTCGGGACTCGGCTCGGACCCTCTGCGTTTCCCGCACACGCATCGGCGGAACTACGCAAGGATGGTGGGCTGTGAAGTACGCCGATCCTGGTCGCTGCCCCGACTGCCGGGAGGCTCTCGAGCCCGGCACCAGCCCCTGCCTGAACTGTGGGCTGCCCTTGGAGAACGCAGTAGCCCAAGAGCTCTACGGGACCCTGCTGCGAGCCGACGTACTCATGACCCGGTTGCGCTCGATCCGGGACGAGGCCAGCCGAGCCGCGCGGCCGACCCCGCCGCCGGCTGCCGCGCCACCTGCCGCTCCGCCCGCGGCGCCCCCGCTGATCCAGCCCGAACCGGTCGCCGAGCCTGTCGCCGCGACGGCGGCCACACCGGCAGCAGCGACAGCCGTCGCCGGACCGGCGCCCTTCCCCGGCTCCCCGGTCGCGGCCGCCCGGCGCGCTCCGATCACCGTGCCGCTGATCCTGGTCGGCGTCGGCGTTCTCTTCCTGCTGGTCGCGGGGGTCATCTTCCTCGCGGTCGCCTGGGCCGCGATGGGTGTCGGTGGCCGCACGACGATGCTGCTCGTCTTCACCGCCCTCTTCACGATCGGTGGCGCGGTGCTGATGCATCTCGAGCTGCGTGCCGGCACCGAAGGCGTCTGGACTCTCGCGCTGGGACTGCTCGCCCTGGACATAGCCGGGATGAAGTACGCCGGTTGGCTCAGTGGAGCCGACTGGGACCGTGGCTTCCTGGTGATCGTCGGCGTCGCCGTCTTCATAGCCGGCACCGCGATGTCCCTGATCGGCGAGCGCAGCGAGAAGCTCACCGCAGTGATCGGGCCACAGGTGGCGGCCGCCGCCGGCGTACTCACCGCGCTGATCGGTCTCGAGCTCATCTCCGACCTCATCTGGTTCCCGCTGATCGCCGCGGTGATCGCTCTCGTCGTGGTGATCGCGGCGAGCAAGGCCGAGCTGCAGGCACTGACCCTCGGCTCGATGGTCGTGCTCGCGGGCTTCTGGCTGATGCTGCTCGTCCGCGGCCTGGCCGACCCCGCGCTGACCGGCTCCGAGCTCCTGACCGGCGGCACCCTGCCCCTGCTGCTCGGCGCGGCCGCGGTGCTGGCAATCGTGGCGCTGCTGTTCCCGCTGCCCAAGGACGCCAAGGTCGCCATGGTCGGGGTCTCGCTGCTGATCGCGGCCTACACCTTCACCCAGCCGGCTCTCGATGACGGTCCGGTCACCTTGACCGTCGTGGCCGTGGTGGTCACCTTGGTCGCCGCCGGCGCGCTGTTGGCACTCCCCCGACCCTGGCGGTGGGCCGCTACCGCGTTGACGCCGTACGCCGTCGCCCTTGGCATCACGGTCCTCGTCCTGACCGTCT
Coding sequences within:
- a CDS encoding response regulator; translated protein: MVVDDHPMWRDAVERDLAAAGFEVVATASTGREAITRFAATRPEVVVLDLHIPEPDGVQVTTEIISLHPTTKVLILSASGEQNDVLAAVKAGATGYLIKSASRDELLEAVRRVAAGDPVFTPGLAGLVLGEFQHSAATEVRGDKPTLTDRETEILKLVAKGLSYRQIADRLVLSHRTVQNHVQNILRKLQMHNRVELTRYAIEQGLDGD
- the macS gene encoding MacS family sensor histidine kinase translates to MSAWTSPAAIEVENRLFRALAVLRVVVLVNAIGLTAYRAGNFDPPSAALVCALVMVSWTAFAVWAYAAPTRRTAALVGADLVISLGLLLVTPLVKGSGFQASVPGFWVSGALLACAIHYRWIGGLLAGVALAAVDLGLRQEIDQSIYGNAFLLVIGGPVVGYMCESVQRMALERDEAERAAARAEERARLARAVHDGVLQVLALVQRRGGDLGGDGAELGRLAGEQERELRALIRGEQPGRGPAAGMVDLAAALAQVETGTVTVSGPATAVEMPAHPAEEIVAATRAALDNVRRHVGEDARAWVLLQAFPDHVEISVRDEGPGIPDGRVATAEKDGRLGIAGSIRGRILDLGGTAELITGRTGTEWEMVVPRMGLDRLDHR
- a CDS encoding HNH endonuclease signature motif containing protein codes for the protein MSLEPEINHWGTNPVDAIDAGLAALESSLDNLLARDPAYWRTAEKKNRLKHLEIIQAKQAALKLRILATAGDIAEETGAKDASGWMLTELLVDKKIGRAEVKFAAAVSRYDLVAAGLAEGVVSQEKARVITKALEAVEADPTASREDLAYAEKLLVDYATRLTADDLKNIGKRILVEVDPERFEAAEAKALQREEEHAQRRTFFTSRANGDGTVDIHARVSYAVGMRLRTLLDSLAQPRKLSAEDRGRKAPYDRLLGQAFARIVETYDVDQLPRHGGHATTVFITMDVEDLRNDLGTAALGFDGDKITAAEARRMACNADLIPVVLGTGSDILDFGRTTRLAPPVQHRALRLRDKCCQAEDCDAPAAWTEAHHLKPWSQGGLTNLANMVLLCSSDHRRIHDPNYDYERLPDGRIRFARRV